From the Nocardiopsis changdeensis genome, one window contains:
- a CDS encoding ABC transporter ATP-binding protein, protein MITFEGAAKHYPDGTVAVADLDLTVETGRTTVFVGPSGSGKTTSLRMINRMVEPTRGTVRIDGVDIRERDPALLRRGIGYVIQQAGLFPHRTVLDNIATVPLLVGTPRRAARARAAELMELVGLDPAMGRRWPHQLSGGQQQRVGVARALAADPPVLLMDEPFSAVDPVVRTGLQDELLRLQQELHKTIVFVTHDIDEAVRLGDRIAVFRPGGELAQYDTPERLLTTPADDFVESFVGHDRGVRRLSFFPARTLSLRDDVVFEDDLKVEDVRHIAAEHPWLLVVDTDRAPLGWISERSLADVPSGIRLGELDTVPYGHTFTVETDSLRAALDAAVLSPAGRAVGVDGDGRVLGVVSQDELGAALWSVTE, encoded by the coding sequence ATGATCACCTTCGAGGGCGCCGCCAAGCACTACCCCGACGGCACCGTCGCCGTCGCCGACCTCGACCTCACCGTCGAGACCGGCCGGACGACGGTCTTCGTCGGCCCCTCCGGCAGCGGCAAGACCACGTCCCTGCGGATGATCAACCGCATGGTCGAGCCCACCCGGGGGACCGTGCGCATCGACGGCGTCGACATCCGCGAACGCGACCCCGCCCTGCTGCGCCGCGGCATCGGGTACGTCATCCAGCAGGCCGGGCTGTTCCCGCACCGCACCGTCCTGGACAACATCGCGACCGTGCCGCTGCTGGTGGGCACGCCCAGGAGGGCCGCCCGCGCCCGCGCCGCCGAGCTCATGGAGCTGGTCGGCCTCGACCCCGCCATGGGCCGCCGCTGGCCCCACCAGCTCTCCGGCGGGCAGCAGCAGCGCGTCGGCGTCGCCCGCGCCCTGGCCGCCGACCCGCCCGTCCTGCTCATGGACGAGCCCTTCAGCGCCGTCGACCCCGTGGTGCGCACCGGGCTCCAGGACGAGCTGCTGCGGCTCCAGCAGGAGCTGCACAAGACCATCGTGTTCGTCACCCACGACATCGACGAGGCCGTGCGCCTGGGCGACCGCATCGCGGTGTTCCGCCCCGGCGGCGAACTCGCCCAGTACGACACCCCCGAGCGGCTGCTCACCACCCCCGCCGACGACTTCGTCGAATCCTTCGTCGGCCACGACCGGGGCGTGCGCCGGCTGTCGTTCTTCCCCGCCCGGACCCTGTCGCTGCGCGACGACGTCGTCTTCGAGGACGACCTCAAGGTCGAGGACGTACGCCACATCGCCGCCGAACACCCCTGGCTGCTGGTCGTCGACACCGACCGGGCGCCCCTGGGGTGGATCTCCGAGCGCTCCCTGGCCGACGTCCCCTCCGGCATCCGCCTGGGCGAACTGGACACCGTCCCCTACGGGCACACGTTCACGGTGGAGACCGACTCCCTGCGCGCCGCGCTGGACGCCGCCGTGCTCTCGCCCGCCGGGCGCGCCGTCGGAGTGGACGGCGACGGCCGGGTGCTGGGAGTGGTCAGCCAGGACGAGCTCGGCGCCGCCCTGTGGTCGGTGACCGAATGA
- a CDS encoding HAD family hydrolase, with amino-acid sequence MAIRTVVFDVGETLVDETRIFERWADRFGIPHMAFFGTIGGVLADGGTLTDGFRLLVPGFDLAAESERWRAEDPDGEREHFGEKDLYPDVRPAFETMRRGGLSLVIAGNQPPEAGPALEAMGLGVDGIGISDTWGVKKPEPEFFDRVLDLAALVRPGISAEEILYVGDRVDNDVLPALRAGMRTALLRRGIYGYRHSASPHAARADLVADDLHRIAEWALERA; translated from the coding sequence GTGGCTATTCGTACTGTGGTGTTCGACGTCGGGGAAACACTGGTCGACGAGACGCGGATCTTCGAGCGCTGGGCGGACCGGTTCGGGATCCCGCACATGGCGTTCTTCGGCACCATCGGCGGTGTCCTGGCCGACGGCGGCACCCTCACCGACGGGTTCCGCCTGCTGGTGCCCGGATTCGACCTGGCGGCCGAGAGCGAGCGCTGGCGGGCCGAGGACCCGGACGGCGAGCGCGAGCACTTCGGGGAGAAGGACCTGTACCCGGACGTGCGGCCCGCGTTCGAGACCATGCGCCGGGGCGGCCTGTCGCTGGTCATCGCCGGGAACCAGCCGCCCGAGGCCGGGCCCGCCCTGGAGGCGATGGGGCTGGGCGTGGACGGGATCGGCATCTCCGACACCTGGGGCGTGAAGAAGCCGGAGCCGGAGTTCTTCGACCGGGTCCTGGACCTGGCCGCCCTGGTCCGGCCCGGGATCTCGGCCGAGGAGATCCTCTACGTGGGCGACCGGGTCGACAACGACGTGCTGCCCGCGCTGCGGGCGGGCATGAGGACGGCCCTGCTGCGCCGGGGGATCTACGGGTACCGGCACTCCGCCTCGCCCCACGCGGCACGGGCCGACCTGGTCGCCGACGACCTGCACCGGATCGCGGAGTGGGCCCTGGAAAGGGCCTGA
- a CDS encoding NUDIX hydrolase produces the protein MSGNGRDRVNSPEANGQVVGAVVEDTGLSAHEALAVVLQIRAGELCVLLWRRALPPCEGEWALPGGRLRADESLGASISRQLAQKVDVRDLAHLEQLETRSDPERHPERRTLATAYLGLVPAGIDPVVPADTRWHPAGDLPPMAFDHASIVRSGRQRLRAKLSYTNVGFALAPPEFTMSELSGYYRAALGHDVAATNLRRVLLRRGQIEETGRSVPSGRSGGRPAALFRFRSRSLQITDAFAVLRPPGQGAGDK, from the coding sequence ATGTCGGGGAACGGAAGGGACAGGGTGAACAGCCCGGAAGCAAACGGACAGGTGGTGGGCGCCGTGGTCGAGGACACGGGCCTCTCGGCGCACGAGGCGCTCGCCGTCGTCCTCCAGATCCGCGCCGGAGAGCTGTGCGTCCTGCTGTGGCGCCGCGCGCTGCCGCCCTGCGAGGGGGAGTGGGCGCTGCCCGGCGGCAGGCTGCGGGCCGACGAGAGCCTGGGCGCCTCCATCAGCCGCCAGCTCGCCCAGAAGGTCGACGTGCGCGACCTGGCGCACCTGGAGCAGCTGGAGACGCGCAGCGACCCCGAGCGCCACCCCGAGCGCCGCACCCTGGCCACCGCCTACCTGGGCCTGGTCCCGGCCGGCATCGACCCCGTGGTGCCCGCCGACACCCGCTGGCACCCCGCCGGCGACCTGCCGCCGATGGCCTTCGACCACGCCTCCATCGTCCGCTCCGGGCGCCAGAGGCTGCGAGCCAAGCTCAGCTACACCAACGTGGGGTTCGCCCTGGCCCCGCCGGAGTTCACCATGTCGGAGCTGTCGGGCTACTACCGGGCCGCGCTGGGGCACGACGTGGCCGCCACCAACCTGCGCCGGGTGCTGCTGCGCCGGGGGCAGATCGAGGAGACCGGGCGCTCGGTGCCCTCGGGCCGCTCGGGCGGCCGGCCCGCGGCGCTGTTCCGGTTCCGGTCGCGGAGCCTGCAGATCACCGACGCCTTCGCGGTGCTGCGGCCCCCCGGACAGGGTGCGGGGGACAAGTAG
- the nadA gene encoding quinolinate synthase NadA has protein sequence MAPVTASADTMTRQEWAAEVRRLAQERDAVILAHNYQRPEIQDVAHHTGDSLALSRLAATVDAGTIVFCGVHFMAETAKILAPEKTVLLPDPAAGCSLADTITAEQVREWKAQHPGAVVVAYVNTTAAVKAETDICCTSSNAADVIRSIPEDREILFLPDQFLGAHVKRVTGRDNIHIWMGECHVHAGIDGHTLRQRVESEPDAEVYVHPECGCATSALYLVGSGAVPQERVKVLSTGGMLTAAENTTAKKVLIATETGMLHQLRNANPRTEFEAVNSRAECHYMKMIDADKLLNSLRFGTTEITVDAGTAERARRSVERMIAIGSPSRGGE, from the coding sequence ATGGCACCGGTCACCGCCTCGGCGGACACCATGACCAGGCAGGAATGGGCCGCGGAGGTCCGCCGCCTGGCGCAGGAGCGCGACGCGGTCATCCTCGCGCACAACTACCAGCGCCCGGAAATCCAGGACGTCGCGCACCATACCGGCGACTCCCTGGCCCTGTCCCGCCTGGCCGCCACCGTCGACGCGGGCACCATCGTCTTCTGCGGCGTGCACTTCATGGCCGAGACCGCCAAGATCCTGGCCCCGGAGAAGACGGTCCTGCTGCCCGACCCGGCGGCCGGCTGCTCCCTGGCCGACACCATCACCGCCGAGCAGGTGCGCGAGTGGAAGGCGCAGCACCCGGGCGCGGTCGTCGTCGCGTACGTCAACACCACCGCCGCGGTCAAGGCCGAGACCGACATCTGCTGCACCTCCTCCAACGCCGCCGACGTCATCCGGTCGATCCCCGAGGACCGGGAGATCCTGTTCCTCCCGGACCAGTTCCTGGGCGCCCACGTCAAGCGCGTCACCGGCCGCGACAACATCCACATCTGGATGGGCGAGTGCCACGTCCACGCCGGCATCGACGGGCACACCCTGCGGCAGCGCGTGGAGTCCGAGCCCGACGCCGAGGTCTACGTGCACCCCGAGTGCGGCTGCGCCACCTCCGCCCTGTACCTGGTCGGCAGCGGCGCCGTCCCGCAGGAGCGCGTCAAGGTCCTGTCGACCGGCGGCATGCTCACCGCGGCCGAGAACACCACCGCCAAGAAGGTCCTCATCGCGACCGAGACCGGCATGCTGCACCAGCTGCGCAACGCCAACCCCAGGACCGAGTTCGAGGCGGTCAACTCGCGCGCCGAGTGCCACTACATGAAGATGATCGACGCCGACAAGCTGCTGAACTCGCTGCGCTTCGGCACCACGGAGATCACCGTGGACGCCGGCACCGCGGAGCGGGCCCGCCGCTCCGTCGAGCGCATGATCGCCATCGGCTCGCCCTCGCGCGGAGGCGAGTGA
- a CDS encoding TetR family transcriptional regulator gives MAVQAPIGTMSRSQTQRRKRIVQTAAALAVRGGVEAMQMRSVAERAGVALGTLYRYFPSKMDLVVAVVTEELDLLEGGIVRRPPTADTPAGRAVDVLLRATRGLMREPELADALVRSLIMAEVKIELDVRITDLVWRVATGSLAVEDAGEDAPDIDREGVDYVLAGSLTSVWIFELVEVLKGRRDVDEVERRLHVAAERLLASF, from the coding sequence GTGGCGGTACAGGCGCCGATCGGAACCATGTCGCGAAGCCAGACCCAGCGACGCAAGCGCATCGTGCAGACCGCGGCGGCCCTGGCCGTGCGCGGCGGCGTCGAGGCCATGCAGATGCGCTCGGTCGCCGAGCGGGCGGGGGTCGCCCTGGGCACCCTCTACCGCTACTTCCCCTCCAAGATGGACCTCGTCGTGGCCGTGGTCACCGAGGAGCTCGACCTGCTGGAGGGCGGCATCGTCCGCCGTCCGCCCACCGCCGACACCCCCGCGGGCCGCGCCGTGGACGTGCTGCTGCGCGCCACCCGGGGGCTGATGCGCGAGCCGGAGCTGGCCGACGCGCTGGTGCGCTCGCTCATCATGGCCGAGGTCAAGATCGAGCTGGACGTCCGCATCACCGACCTGGTCTGGCGAGTGGCCACCGGCTCGCTGGCGGTCGAGGACGCCGGCGAGGACGCCCCCGACATCGACCGCGAGGGCGTGGACTACGTGCTGGCCGGGTCGCTCACCAGCGTGTGGATCTTCGAGCTGGTGGAGGTCCTCAAGGGCCGCCGCGACGTCGACGAGGTCGAGCGGCGGCTGCACGTCGCCGCCGAGCGCCTCCTCGCCTCCTTCTAG